A window from Methylocystis sp. MJC1 encodes these proteins:
- a CDS encoding glutamate-5-semialdehyde dehydrogenase, which translates to MIEILTKETPEAQSLETALAALGRAARKAARAVALAPAQVKDEALRVAASEIRRQSGAILAANALDVADAQARGTAGSFIDRLTLDPSRVEAIARGVEEIVDLPDPVGRLLARFERPNGLVIERVATPLGVIGVIYESRPNVTADAGALCLKAGNAAILRGGSESLRTSRAIHACLVAGLKAAELPEASISLIETSDRAAVGAMLAGLDGNIDVIVPRGGKSLVARVQHEARVPVFAHLEGIVHVFVHKDADLDMAKRVLLNAKMRRTGVCGAAETLLVDKACAGTHLAPLIAMLIDAGCEVRGDAAAQAGDARVKPATEEDWRAEYLDAIIAAKVVDGVEAAIEHIETYGSHHTDCIITRDNAVAQRFMQEVDSAIVLHNASTQFADGGEFGFGAEIGIATGRMHARGPVGVEQLTSFKYRVHGEGQVRG; encoded by the coding sequence ATGATAGAGATCCTGACCAAAGAAACGCCCGAGGCGCAAAGCCTTGAGACTGCGCTTGCCGCCCTGGGGCGCGCCGCCCGCAAGGCCGCGCGGGCCGTGGCGCTTGCGCCAGCGCAGGTCAAGGATGAGGCGCTGCGCGTCGCGGCGAGCGAAATCCGTCGTCAGAGCGGCGCGATTCTCGCCGCCAACGCCCTCGACGTCGCGGATGCGCAGGCGCGCGGAACGGCGGGCTCCTTCATCGATCGGCTGACGCTCGACCCTAGCCGCGTCGAGGCCATCGCGCGGGGCGTCGAGGAGATCGTGGATTTGCCGGACCCGGTCGGCCGGCTGCTCGCGCGATTCGAGCGGCCGAACGGCCTTGTCATCGAGCGCGTCGCGACGCCGCTCGGCGTCATCGGCGTGATCTATGAGAGCCGACCCAATGTCACCGCCGACGCCGGCGCTTTGTGCCTCAAGGCCGGCAACGCCGCGATTCTGCGCGGCGGCTCGGAGAGCCTGCGCACGTCGCGGGCGATCCATGCCTGTCTCGTCGCGGGGCTGAAGGCCGCCGAGCTGCCGGAGGCGTCGATCTCGCTCATCGAGACCAGCGACCGCGCCGCCGTCGGCGCCATGCTCGCCGGCCTCGACGGCAATATCGACGTGATCGTGCCGCGCGGCGGCAAGAGCCTTGTCGCGCGCGTCCAGCATGAGGCGCGCGTGCCGGTCTTCGCGCATCTCGAAGGCATTGTGCATGTCTTCGTCCATAAGGACGCCGATCTCGACATGGCCAAGCGCGTCCTGCTCAACGCCAAGATGCGCCGCACCGGCGTTTGCGGCGCAGCCGAGACGCTGCTCGTCGACAAGGCTTGCGCGGGGACGCATCTCGCGCCGCTTATTGCCATGCTGATCGACGCCGGCTGCGAAGTGCGCGGCGACGCGGCGGCGCAGGCCGGGGATGCGCGCGTGAAACCGGCGACGGAGGAGGACTGGCGCGCCGAATATCTCGACGCGATCATCGCCGCGAAAGTGGTCGACGGCGTCGAGGCGGCGATCGAACATATCGAGACCTATGGCTCGCATCACACCGACTGCATCATCACGCGCGACAACGCTGTGGCGCAGCGTTTCATGCAGGAAGTCGACTCCGCGATCGTGCTGCACAACGCCTCGACGCAATTTGCGGATGGCGGCGAGTTCGGCTTCGGGGCGGAAATCGGCATCGCGACGGGCCGTATGCATGCGCGTGGGCCGGTGGGCGTGGAGCAGCTGACGTCGTTCAAATATCGCGTGCATGGCGAGGGGCAGGTGCGGGGGTAG
- a CDS encoding GIY-YIG nuclease family protein has protein sequence MERIYFVYMLASQRNGTLYIGVTNDLARRVYQHKTKQLPGFTSKYNVHMLVWYETYADINEAITREKQLKKWERRWKLELIERMNPVGRDLYLDLNC, from the coding sequence ATGGAACGAATCTATTTTGTCTATATGCTTGCCAGCCAGCGCAACGGGACGCTCTATATTGGCGTCACAAATGATCTCGCGCGACGGGTTTACCAACACAAGACGAAGCAGCTTCCCGGTTTTACGTCCAAGTATAACGTGCACATGCTTGTTTGGTACGAGACCTATGCCGACATCAACGAAGCCATCACCCGAGAGAAGCAGCTGAAGAAATGGGAGCGCCGCTGGAAGCTCGAACTCATCGAGAGGATGAATCCGGTGGGGCGGGATCTGTATCTGGATCTCAATTGCTGA